One part of the Sulfitobacter pacificus genome encodes these proteins:
- a CDS encoding argonaute/piwi family protein, with translation MSGNNLKLNFAPIGITGETIVRVGFRPFEKDILHDLRKEFAETHVFRTDRQDDTIIDIPVVPDAEPLSDKVMEVDLKETHWHWPSLMNAAIVRAFSGKREIARDYPVEVLGSPQRNFIGHDGLPAWVQKRSLLEFTPRTIFGSDSKPQFGLLCDARVRNLLLATCDQLIEAGLSPLGRYVLIDHPPNDPRLTLRPQIVGRVASISDGQLVLEDHREGYETVEANKARLSGSKADFDWCVRGLLGNDADRVLKEANLAASQIHAGPGRLKTIEETLGFLRDSSLEAVPGVKFEIAQLLDSKSPSFPTREMIKKPSLVFDPSGTRTDDWNERGIKANGPYDQRTFTPKGLNIAVICQDRYEGQVETFVAKFLEGMPDVKTGRRGREQARYGDGFLRRFQLEKANVQTFTSLSPTLESYEKACTNALEHAADTGIQWDLALVQVEEDFKTLPGNQNPYFGTKAALLKNHVAVQSFRLETMQQPPSGLVFTMNQMSLASYAKLGGRPWLLGAEQTVGHELVIGVGSHVATNSRIGGGTRQVGITTVFSSDGGYHLSERTNVVPFDEYASALTDTLKRTIVRVRDQDNWKNTDRVRLIFHMFKPAKDVEAEAIKAAVEGLDLDNVTYAFVHVAPTNPFVIFDMNQQGQPSWAQQKKGILGPSRGMHLKLGNYESLVVFAGASELKQVTDGMPRACLLKLHRNSTFRDMTYLARQAFDFTAHSWRIMSPEPFPITIKYSDLIAERLTGLKQIESWDDDAVKFRDIGRTPWFL, from the coding sequence ATGAGCGGAAATAATCTCAAACTTAATTTTGCGCCGATCGGAATCACTGGGGAAACGATCGTCCGGGTAGGCTTTCGCCCGTTTGAAAAAGACATACTGCACGATCTTCGTAAGGAGTTCGCCGAAACACATGTTTTCCGAACAGACCGGCAAGACGATACCATCATTGACATTCCTGTCGTGCCAGATGCCGAGCCGCTCAGCGATAAAGTGATGGAGGTCGACCTCAAGGAAACGCATTGGCACTGGCCGTCTTTGATGAATGCCGCCATTGTGAGAGCCTTTTCAGGAAAGCGTGAAATTGCACGCGATTACCCAGTCGAAGTCCTCGGGAGCCCACAGAGAAACTTCATTGGTCACGATGGCCTGCCTGCTTGGGTTCAGAAGCGCTCTTTGTTGGAATTCACGCCAAGAACTATTTTTGGATCCGACAGCAAACCACAATTTGGACTTTTGTGCGATGCGAGGGTTCGGAACCTTCTTCTCGCCACATGCGACCAGCTGATTGAAGCCGGGCTTTCTCCGCTCGGCCGGTATGTACTCATCGATCATCCACCTAATGACCCACGACTGACATTGCGGCCCCAAATTGTCGGGCGCGTAGCCTCAATTTCCGATGGGCAGTTGGTGCTAGAAGATCATCGCGAAGGCTATGAAACAGTCGAGGCCAATAAAGCCCGCCTGTCCGGGAGCAAAGCTGACTTTGACTGGTGTGTACGCGGTCTTCTTGGCAACGATGCAGATCGGGTTTTGAAGGAGGCAAACCTCGCAGCAAGCCAAATTCATGCAGGCCCGGGGCGGCTCAAGACGATCGAAGAGACATTGGGATTTTTGCGGGACAGCTCTTTAGAAGCCGTTCCCGGGGTAAAATTCGAGATTGCCCAGTTACTTGATTCAAAGTCTCCTTCATTCCCCACTCGCGAAATGATCAAGAAGCCTTCGCTTGTGTTTGATCCGTCAGGGACGCGCACGGATGATTGGAATGAGCGTGGAATTAAGGCTAACGGACCTTACGACCAAAGGACCTTCACGCCAAAGGGGCTCAACATCGCCGTCATTTGCCAAGACCGATATGAGGGACAGGTTGAGACTTTCGTTGCCAAATTCCTCGAAGGCATGCCTGACGTGAAAACCGGGCGGCGTGGGCGAGAGCAAGCGCGCTATGGGGATGGATTTCTACGTCGGTTCCAACTCGAAAAAGCAAACGTTCAGACCTTTACGTCCTTGTCGCCGACGCTTGAGAGTTACGAAAAGGCGTGTACCAACGCACTTGAGCATGCCGCTGACACCGGAATCCAGTGGGATCTGGCACTGGTTCAGGTTGAGGAAGATTTCAAAACCCTCCCCGGCAACCAAAACCCATACTTTGGGACGAAAGCTGCGTTACTGAAGAACCATGTTGCAGTTCAGAGCTTCCGATTGGAGACCATGCAACAGCCGCCATCAGGACTAGTCTTTACAATGAACCAGATGAGCCTGGCATCCTATGCAAAGCTCGGGGGCCGTCCGTGGCTCTTGGGAGCCGAACAAACCGTAGGTCATGAACTTGTGATCGGTGTGGGGTCACATGTCGCGACGAATAGCAGAATCGGTGGTGGGACGCGCCAGGTCGGTATCACAACGGTCTTTTCAAGTGATGGCGGTTATCACTTGAGTGAACGCACAAATGTGGTTCCCTTTGATGAGTATGCCTCCGCTCTCACGGATACACTTAAACGGACAATTGTGCGGGTTCGAGACCAAGACAACTGGAAGAATACGGACCGGGTTCGTCTGATCTTTCACATGTTCAAACCGGCAAAGGACGTCGAAGCGGAGGCAATCAAAGCTGCCGTTGAAGGCCTCGATCTGGACAATGTGACATATGCCTTTGTCCACGTCGCTCCGACCAATCCCTTTGTGATTTTTGATATGAACCAACAAGGCCAGCCTTCCTGGGCACAACAAAAGAAAGGTATTCTAGGTCCTTCAAGGGGGATGCATCTCAAACTCGGGAACTACGAGTCGCTCGTTGTGTTTGCGGGTGCATCGGAACTTAAACAAGTGACCGACGGGATGCCCAGGGCTTGCCTTCTTAAGCTCCATCGCAACTCCACATTTCGAGACATGACCTATTTGGCAAGGCAAGCGTTTGATTTTACTGCGCACTCCTGGCGGATCATGTCTCCCGAGCCATTCCCGATTACGATCAAGTATTCAGACTTGATCGCCGAGCGGTTGACTGGGCTAAAGCAAATTGAAAGTTGGGATGATGATGCCGTGAAGTTCCGTGACATCGGCAGAACTCCTTGGTTTCTGTGA
- a CDS encoding type IV toxin-antitoxin system AbiEi family antitoxin domain-containing protein: MAKGQQNEKKLKPLLQDLPAGYLVDAGWLVARKIDRKSIFNYERQGWLEKVIRGVYRRPSNDVFSADGTEDWRRTVLSIQHLMDWSCHVGGKTALDLAGFEHYVSFEGVRSVHLYGSTPKWLKRLPTSELYQLHTNSLFQSEDLGLSGLGEHGKPSATEEPLPRTLIQSKPERAILEWLNELPDRTTFHSVDMVFEGLATLRPKLLTQLLKDCRSVKVKRLFFVFADRHNHAWRKHIHTDDFDLGAGPRALVEGGKLHPQYRIYVPKEFVLTDTEMDTDGP, translated from the coding sequence ATGGCAAAAGGCCAACAAAACGAGAAGAAGTTAAAACCCTTACTGCAAGATCTGCCTGCGGGCTATCTCGTTGATGCTGGATGGCTTGTTGCGCGTAAAATCGATCGCAAATCTATCTTCAACTACGAACGTCAGGGCTGGCTGGAGAAGGTCATACGCGGAGTTTACCGCCGTCCCAGCAACGACGTTTTCAGCGCTGACGGCACCGAAGACTGGAGGCGAACGGTGCTGTCGATCCAACATCTAATGGATTGGTCCTGTCATGTGGGAGGAAAGACCGCATTAGATTTAGCAGGCTTTGAACACTACGTCAGTTTTGAAGGTGTCCGCTCTGTGCACCTCTATGGATCGACGCCGAAATGGTTGAAGCGCTTACCAACATCTGAGCTCTATCAGCTGCACACAAATTCACTCTTTCAAAGTGAGGACCTCGGGCTATCCGGTCTCGGTGAGCACGGTAAACCCAGTGCCACAGAAGAACCACTACCACGTACCCTGATTCAGTCAAAGCCTGAACGGGCAATATTGGAGTGGCTCAATGAGCTGCCTGATAGAACAACATTTCATTCAGTTGATATGGTCTTTGAGGGATTGGCGACACTCCGCCCCAAATTACTAACGCAGCTCCTGAAAGACTGTCGAAGTGTGAAGGTCAAGCGCCTCTTTTTTGTCTTTGCCGACAGGCACAATCATGCTTGGCGTAAACACATCCACACAGATGATTTCGATCTTGGCGCCGGTCCGAGAGCGCTTGTCGAGGGGGGCAAATTGCACCCGCAATATCGCATCTATGTACCAAAAGAATTCGTTCTCACAGATACTGAAATGGACACCGATGGCCCGTGA